GACCGACCGGGTGCATATGGAAGAGATGATGATCCAAAACGAAAAAATACTCTCCGTGGGCGGGCTTGCCGCAGGCATGGCCCACGAGATCAATAACCCCCTGGGGGGCATGGTGCAGACCACCCTTGTAATGTCCCAACGGCTCACAGCAGGTACGAACCTTGCCGCCAATCAACAAGCTGCCCAAGAGGCCGGTACCAGCATTGAGGCCATCGAACAATTCATGCAATCAAGGGGGATTCTGCGGATGCTGAATACCATCACCGAGTCAGGGCAGCGGGTGGCCCAGATTGTAAGTAACATCCTCAGCTTTGCCAGAAAGACCGAAACGGCTGTCTCCGCCCATTACCTGAACAAAATTCTGGATAAAACCATTGAGCTTGCAGCCACAGACTATGACCTTAAAAAAGAATATGACTTTAAACAAATTAAAATCATCAAGGAATATAATGACAAACTGCCTGCCGTCCCCTGTCAGGCCAGCAAAATTCAGCAGGTGGTACTTAACATTTTGACCAACGGTGCCCAGGCCATGCAGGAGGTCCGAACCCCTGAGCCCAGGTTCATCCTCAGGACCTATGGTGATCCGGACCGGAATATGGCCTGTTTCGAAATAGAAGATAACGGGCCTGGTATGGATGAAAAGACCCGCAAGCACATTTTTGATCCGTTTTTCACAACCAAACCCGTGGGAGTAGGTACAGGACTGGGCTTAAGTGTCTCCTATTTCATCATCACTGAAACCCATAAAGGGGAGATGGTGGTTGAATCAAGTCCAGGAGCGGGATCAAAATTTATTATACGGTTGGCTTTTGGCTAACGATCAGGAACGGAAAAATGAACACACAAATAAAGATGTTTCTTGCTTTAATGTTTATTTTACTGTCTGCTGCAGTCGGATCTGCGGCCAATATTACCCCTAAGCAGCGGTTCAAGGTGCTCGTGGTAATGAGTTATGAACAAGATTATAAATTCGTTCAAAAAATCCGCCAGGGAATTGATTCGGTGCTGTCCGATACCTGCAAAGTTGAGTACTTTTATATGAACACCAAAAATAATCTTGCCGGCGGTCCGCAAAAAGCCAGGGAGGCGTACGCCCTATACAAAAAAATTCGGCCCCACGGTGTGATTGCCGCCGATGACAATGCCCAGTCCATGTTTGTGGTCCCCTATTTGAAAGATAAGGTAAAAACACCTGTGATGTTTTGCGGGGTTAATGAGAGACCGCAAAAATATGGATATCCGGCCACAAATGTGTCCGGTATCCTGGAACGGATCACCATCAGCCAAAGTCTGGCATTTGCCAAACAATTAATCCCTTCTATCAAGACCTTTGGTTACATGACCTATGACAGTCCTACGGGTCGATTTATTCTAGACTATTTTCAACATGAGGCGCATACCTTCCCTATGAAATTAATCGCTGCCAGGTTTGCCAAGACTCTGGCCGAAACCAAAGCCATGGCAAGAGAACTGAATCCGATATGTGATGTTCTGTTTGTACCAACCATGAAAAGTGTCACAGACGACAACGGCACCCCTCTTACGGATAAACAGGTCGTGCCGATTCTTTCCAACGCTTTTGCCAAGCCAATTGTTGGTGACCACAAGTTCACTATTCAATACGGGATGCTGTGCGGCATGGCCCAACATATACAGGAGCAGGGCTTCACCGCAGCAAAAATGCTGATCAAAGCCATGCAGGGAACGCCGGTCTCCGAAATCCCCATAACCCAAAACCACCTAAGCAGGGCAATCATTAATGTGACAGTAATGAAAGCGTTCGGTATTAAACCTAAACCTATTCTCTTGAAAGACACTGAGCTGATCTGGGAGAAGGTTAGCGATCCGCTGTGAGCTCATAAAGACGAAAGGATATTGTTATGAAAAAAACAACCCCGCCCAATACCACATTCCCAAAAGGTTCAGCTTTGAAACAAAACATCCTTTTGCTGTTTTTTGTCGTTTGCCTCCAGGGCTGCGGGACCCAAGAACCGATTCGCATCGGCTTTATCACCGGCACATCCGGACACATGGC
This window of the uncultured Desulfobacter sp. genome carries:
- a CDS encoding ABC transporter substrate binding protein; the protein is MNTQIKMFLALMFILLSAAVGSAANITPKQRFKVLVVMSYEQDYKFVQKIRQGIDSVLSDTCKVEYFYMNTKNNLAGGPQKAREAYALYKKIRPHGVIAADDNAQSMFVVPYLKDKVKTPVMFCGVNERPQKYGYPATNVSGILERITISQSLAFAKQLIPSIKTFGYMTYDSPTGRFILDYFQHEAHTFPMKLIAARFAKTLAETKAMARELNPICDVLFVPTMKSVTDDNGTPLTDKQVVPILSNAFAKPIVGDHKFTIQYGMLCGMAQHIQEQGFTAAKMLIKAMQGTPVSEIPITQNHLSRAIINVTVMKAFGIKPKPILLKDTELIWEKVSDPL